AGGAAATATCAGAAATCTTGTGGATATAGCGTCTCCTGAATGGCTTGATTTGCTTTATAGAAAGAGAGATAGGTCTGAGAAAGCCAGAAGGAATTACATTACTATTGCAGATGAGGTTTTTAAGCACGGACTAGCACTAGAGGAAAAGCTAAGAATTCGCCTGGTCGAAGAGGCTAAACTAAAAGGCGATGGTAGCGAAAATAACTATTATCTGAAGAAGCTAGGCACAGATACGGAGATTTTTACAATTACAATACTTCCTAATTATCCTAGAAGTGCCAAAGTGACACCCAGGGACATATTAGAGAATGCAAACATATTTCGTTGTACTACTGATTTCACTGAGTTTCCTAAACAAAACCTAAGACCAATCCCTGATGGTGTTATGGCAACCAGCCACTCATTTCGTGGAGATATCGGATGTAATCAGATATATGCCACCGGACTTTTGTACAACTGCTTTGATGTGTTGGCACAAAATAGAGAAACAGGAAAGTCAGTGATTTATATTTCGCACATTATTGGAGGGTTATTTACTACTCTAAAATCTGCCAAGCTTTTTTACAACTACATTGGGTACCAAGGCGTATTAAAGATAAATTTAACTCTTAATCTAAATTCGAAGGACGTCAATTTCTATCGTCTTACAGGGAACGATCCATTCCATTGGAATGCGGAGGAGCAAGCTTTGCTACCAAACTATACTTGGGAATTTACCTTAAATACAGCTGAATTAAATGATATTAACGAGGCTTTTGGTAAGTTTTTCGAGATGGTGGATGAAATTCACTGGAACCTAGGATTTAAGACTGTTTCTGTTGAATTAGTTAAAGACTTTATGAAGAAAAATAGGTTAGTATTTTAATCTTCCTTGCATAAATCCCTAGCCTTTAGGTTATAAATAAAACGACAAGGAGAAGCTACAAGCTTTTTATCTGTTAGTAGGACTTAGGTCTTAGGAGAGTTTCGCCAATCAGCGATTAATTTCAACAGGAAGTTGCCTATTATAGGTGCTAATTCTTTTGTCTCGTCATAAGTTGGCTCTTCTTGCTTTAGGTTCCAAAGTACCCATAAACCTATTGTAGTGGCTACCATTTCCTCTTTCCCTTTATTCTTGTTCGTAAAAGAAATGAAGTCGTCAATTGCTCTAGGAATGTCTTTGTTAATTTCTGATGCTCTGCCTAGTACTTTTTCGTGCTCTCCTTTGTAGGTTTCGTCAGAAGTTAAAACAAGTCCTGAACCAGCTGCTGTCATAAAGAAATCCCAGTCATCAGCAGGACGTTTGCTTTTACTTTTATTTAGAATGTCCTTCAATATTGGGTATTTATCTATTAAAGGAACCAACAACGTAATTGAGGAGACATGGATTGCGTCAACAATAGATACTATTTCTTCACCTGACATACTAAAATGATACTTTTCTTAGTTAAACTTGTAAACCCTTAACTTTAGAAGGTTATCAGTTGGGGGGGAGCTTTACTGTTATGTTTGGGACCCGAGTCCCAAACTTACCACCTGCTAGTGTTAAATCTGGCAAATAGACATGCTGGTTTACCCTTTACAGGGTGGAGAAGAACTCAGATAAAGTCACACCCAAACCTTTGGACACTTTTTCTATATTTTTCAAGGAAATGTTTTTCTCACCACGTTCTACTGCTCCTATGTAGGTGTAGTGCAAGTGTGATCTATCCGCTAAACCCTCTTGTGTTAAGCCTTTTAGCTTCCTAAGTTGCTTAATTCTATTTCCAAATCTGTCTAGTATTTTACTTACAGGCATATAAAAATGATTGCTATTACAATTAAAGGTTATTTGGATAATGCCAATGTATCCAGAGTCGAAGAATAGTAATTATGTTATAATGTGGTTATAGGTAAGCATTTCGTAGTTTAGATACATATGAAACTTGTTGAGAGGTTAAAAACTGATAGAAAGTTTTTACTGGCTGTTATCTGTGTCTTTTTAGCAATCTTACTTATCCCCTATTTAACGCTACCCTGTTTAGTTATCTGGT
The sequence above is a segment of the candidate division WWE3 bacterium genome. Coding sequences within it:
- a CDS encoding ATP-binding protein, which translates into the protein MKILNQEINSISFDDVVASCQEKQPEGIELDYKKDFPDKDLSRLIAAFSNTRGGLIIIGVTEDKQTGFPSSWDGISDDAGLIEKTNQLALAVSPLPDFKVRKTDEKNGKVFILIKVYEGDATPYFVKNDSNVWTRTGNIRNLVDIASPEWLDLLYRKRDRSEKARRNYITIADEVFKHGLALEEKLRIRLVEEAKLKGDGSENNYYLKKLGTDTEIFTITILPNYPRSAKVTPRDILENANIFRCTTDFTEFPKQNLRPIPDGVMATSHSFRGDIGCNQIYATGLLYNCFDVLAQNRETGKSVIYISHIIGGLFTTLKSAKLFYNYIGYQGVLKINLTLNLNSKDVNFYRLTGNDPFHWNAEEQALLPNYTWEFTLNTAELNDINEAFGKFFEMVDEIHWNLGFKTVSVELVKDFMKKNRLVF
- a CDS encoding helix-turn-helix transcriptional regulator → MPVSKILDRFGNRIKQLRKLKGLTQEGLADRSHLHYTYIGAVERGEKNISLKNIEKVSKGLGVTLSEFFSTL